Part of the Phycodurus eques isolate BA_2022a chromosome 3, UOR_Pequ_1.1, whole genome shotgun sequence genome, gagaagcggctccgaaaatgaaCGGATGGATGTACATGAATTGTTGCATCTATCTGGAAAACTTGACAAGTGACTCATCACACCATCCAAACTACTCAAGTGGGAACCCTTTCCCAAAGACAATGCAGTTGTCCGCCTGCCTTGTAAATGCCGACATCAACATTGAACGGAGTTGTGGCAGTGAAAGAATCATACTTCAAAACAATGACAGCACCCGCTTTGGACATTGATATTTTGCAAAATTCAGCAGCTTGAAATGTTTCGACGAGGTCTTCATTTCCGCACGTGTCGTGCGAAGGCGGCTCAGCAGCATTCGATATGGAGTTGGCTTACTTTGCTCTAACTTGGCGTCGTTAAGCCTTGGCAAGTGCATCAATAACAAACGTCAAACCCTGAGGAGCATCAAAGTACTTCGTGTTAAGTGGTCGCCAGCGCGACCTCCAGCGGACCAAATTAGCAACGACACTTTTTTGGAGAAATCGCAGTTCGTGTGTTCTCGATCCCACGGGCCCGATTTGACCCCCCGACGGGCCGCTTCTGGGCCGCGGAGCGtgcgtttgacacccctgtgcgACACACTGCACGACGCCCGGCGGCCACGCGTTTTCGCGGCGGATTGAGGATCGGCTCCAAGTTCGGCCCACGAATAAGTGGATGTGAGCTCAGCTGTCATTCAAAACTCGATAGAACAACGGTCGCACCTAACATGTCCGGTGGCGTATGTGCGTGACACGCGCACGTGCAGTCCGTTGCAGGTCTGCTGGCTCAGAGGCAAAAGATCGAGACAGAGATCCAGAACCTGGAGAACATTCTGGGACCGCACAGCCCCGTCAGTGTGTCAGGTAGGACCTTCTgcttccacttcctgtcatgtGACCGCGCGTCAGCTCACTGTAaccgcgtgtgcgtgtgcgcttgCAAGAtggtgacgacgacgacgacggcaaCAGCAGCGGTGAAAGTGAGGTCAGTGGACCATCAAATATCGTTGAACATGTGACTTCTCTATAACATGCTGACCAGCTTCGTGCTTGTGTGTTTGAACTTCAGCTGGGTCTGTCCACGACCGTGGACTCGTGTCTTCAGATGAACCTGGTGTACCAGCAGATCCTTCAAGAAAAGCTCAAGCGGCTGGAGATTCTTCTGGCGCACAACCAGCGACAACaggcacgcacacgcatacatgcacagacacatgcacacgGCAGCCATTATACAAGacggtgtgcgtgtgcgtgtttgtgtacgTGGGCGTGTGTAGAAGGAGGCGGTGTCTCAGCTGTCCGGGCCAATCAGAGAAGCTTCCAAAGAAGAGCCCGCCTCCTCGTCGGCGTACCCGAAGCACGGCGCCTTGTTCCTGGGCCACTTCTTGAAGCCGTACTTCAAGAGCAAAGTCACAGGcctggtaataataataatacgtttTATTAGTAAGCACCTTTCGAGACTCTCAAGGGCACTGCGcgtaaaaagcaacaacaaaaactgaattatacagagagaataaaacaattacaaagaAAACAGGGCAGCGGAGTTAcagtttttagtttgtttttaaagaaagtgATAGAAACTGAGTTCCGGAGGTCTGGTGGCAAAGAGTTCCAGAGATGTGGGAGCAGTGCGACTGAAGGTTCTGCCCCGCATTGTGCTGAGACGGGCAGGTGGGACACTCGGgtggatggaggaggaggacgaggacctGAGGATGCGGACTGGCGTGCCGATGTGGGGGAGGTCGGACAAGTATGGAGGGGCGAGGTTGTGGATGGCCTTGAAGATGTAGAGGAGAAGCTTGAACTGGTGAAGTCGCTGGAGGACGGGGCTAATGTGGCGAAAAGAGGGGGTCTCCACATGATGATGTTGCGTGCGGCGGAGTTCTGGATCAGTTGTAGCTGATGGAGGGACTTTTGAGGGAGTTGTCATAGTTGAGACGGGTGTGACAAGTCCGCGGACCACGATGGAGGTAGTATGCGGGGTGAGGGAGGGGCAGAGTCGGTCGACGTTGCGTAGGTGGAAGTCAGTTATGTTATTGATATGAGAATGGAAAGATAGTGTGCTGTCGAGGATGACACCCAGACTCTTAGCCCGAGGGCAAGGGGAAACTCGGGAGCGGTCAAcagggatggatggacttcactTTGGATTGTGCAGATTTCGCGGCAACAAGTAAAGTCTTGTCCACCGATCGCAACACCGCTCTGTCCTCCCGCAGGGTCCTCCGGCCAATCAGGATGCGAAGGagaagatgatgaagatgaagggTTGCCTGGACAACAGCAAGATGAAAGTCAAACGATGTGAGGAAGCCGATTGTACCGTCACCGTGACGACCGTCAACGCGCACTTTTTGACTCCTCGACGTTGTCgtcctcgtgtgtgtgtgcgcgcgcgcgcgttcAGGGGAGAGTTGGCAGAAAACCTTGCTGATCAACTCGGTTTCCAAAGACGGTCTGAGGAGACTCCTCCAACCCAAGCTGTCCAGGTTGGAGTCGTTTTCTTGTCTTCTAgtttttccttcttctcttcctttcttcttcatcatcatcatcatcaccttcTTCAGGTTGGACTACCTGACTCAGAAGTTGTCTTCATCGGACAAGTCCGAAGACGAGAAGCAGCAGCTCAAAGCTCACATTGAAATTCTGGAGAAAGACATTGAATCCATCAAGTATGACGTCACACTTTGTTTTCGTCATGAATCCGTTCCATAAAGTCCGACTAAAACCGAATCGTACAAAAACCAAAGCGATATTTCACATGGTAATGTAAATCCAATGAATCCCTTCCAGACacccaaaaatatgaaaaaaaatacatttttataaagaATAACTGGAGCGTTACAGATGTAAAATACGATATACAGTTGAAAACTTTTTGTCATGAGGGTCCAACAGGCGGCAAGTGCAAGGCAACAACAAGTCTCTCGGTCTGCTCGGCAACAGTCCGACAAGGTGGGGCGTCATCGGCGCAACACATCCTGTCGAAAGTCAGACCTTcaactgcactatttgcatatctgtcgttgaccaatactggccgctcatgccagagtagcatctgctccaattgcacactgattgaggagtatctgcaacatttgcaccatcgacattgtcccagattatcgtactactcgcttgaagtctcgccgccctttgcacaatgctcattgcaccggactattacaatattagtctttcgaactgctctaagtgctagaggactctgcgtcTTTTTgctcaattgtcaaaaaaataaaatcaaaaatgtaccagcattaccacataactagcaaccctttattgctcagtgactgttttttgtctccaaagcgttctctgtcaattgaccgtcagTTGTCGtcctagagcggctccgactaccggagacaaattccttgtgtgttttttggacatacttggtaaataaagaagattctgattctgattcagaataAAAGCATTGTGGAATACGCCTTGCCGTCGGTTGAagcctttttgcacaatttccgAAATGCTCGCCCGACGAAATAAAAAGTCAGATTGGAGTCACAAGGCCATGGCAATGGTGCACCGATTCCGGGAAATGAATGGCTGACAAGCGGCTGTATGAAAGCtgagtggttttttttgggtgaaaaacCCATTCCAAACCAAATCCTAATCGAACTAAGGCATACGAAAAGCGAAGTTCTGTATCTgttaatatttttcatgttgGTAGCATCCTGTCTGTATGTGCTCGTGTGGCTAGCTGCTGACGCTAGTGCATTGTGATTGGCCAGAttgaagaaggaggaggagcttGTTGGGGACCAGAACGAGTACCACGACTGGCACAAGATCGCCAACATTGACGTACGTGAACGCTTGTCGAAGATTGTCTACGAGGGCTAAGATCACCTTCTGGGCCTATTAGCATGTGGCTAACACCATCTGTGTCAGTTTGAAGGCTTGCGCCAGGCGGACGACCTTCGCCTCTTCTGGCAGAACTTTCTGCATCCCTCCATCAACAAGAACCGCTGGAGCGCTGAAGAGGTTCAGAAGCTTAAGGAGGTCAGCGCCAGAAACCAGGAGACCAACTGGGACCTCATCGCTAAGGAGTTACGGGTGAGCGGGGTGGATCATGGCGGGGAGATGCCGGTGAGGTTGTGCATTGACGCGCTTCCGTTGTTCCATCAGACGGGCCGCACCGCTTTCATGTGCCTGCAGACGTTCCAGAGGTTCATCTCGTCCTCTCTCAAACGCGGGGCCTGGACCCCCGCCGAGGACCAAAAGCTCACGCAGATGGTTGAGAAGATGCGGATCGGGAACTTCATACCGTACACGCAGAGTAAGAACACCGGCGGCGTCACACAGCACGGTCACAGACCACgactcttcctcttcttcttcctcttcctcagtcTGCTACTTCATGGAGGGTCGAGACACGCCGCAGCTCATCTACCGATGGAGTTCAGTTCTAGACCCCCAGCTGAAGAAAGGAACCTGGTCCACAGAGGAGGACCAGGTCCGTCGCACGGGGACATCGTCAGGGTCTGAAGTCTCTGTCCGGTCTACTCCTCTAAATCTTGTGTCCACCCGCTCGCTCGCTCTTTTCACAGCTGCTGCTGAGAGCGGTCGCACGTCACGGGGAGAAGAGGTGGTGGAAGATCCGCTTGGAGGTCCCTGGCCGCACCGACGGAGCCTGCAGGGACCGGTGAGGAGGACCAGGTTCGGATAAACGAGACTGACCTGACTGACGTTGCGTTTGTCATCTGTCCCGCAGATACTTGGACTGCCTGAAGGAAGGAACCAGGAGAGGAGCCTTTGACTTGTATGAGCAGCAactcctcctccagctgctgGACAAACATGGCGCCGGTCCGTGTCCATCGCGCCACCTTGACTAGCATGTTAGCCGATGCCGCTAACActtcattttgtcttcattaGCAAGTTAGCCAGTAATGCTTTATTATCAAGTTAGTTGGTACTGCTAACACTTCGAGTATGTTTCGGAGTGTGTTAGTTAGTAACAGCTAATGCACAATGTGTTATTAGCATGCTATCCATAGCAGCTAAATCTTTGTGTTTATGAGCATGCTATCAGAGACatgttaaacatacagtatattgaggaCTGACAGACAAATGCTACCATACCATGTTAGCCAGTGCAGGTAACATGTCATATGAATAAGAAGGCGTCACATATTGTGTGCACTGATTAGTGTTTGTCACGCGGTCGGTCGCCAGGTCGCTGGGCGAAGATCGCGGCAGAGATTCCACACCGCAACGATGCTCAATGTCTCagagaatggaaaaaaatgatgagacgCGCAAAAGAGCCTTTGAAGGTACACGACAGACGTTAGcattcagtgttagcacaacACACAATCATTCATCTTcatttgcgtgcgtgtgtgtgttgtgtgttttctctAACAGATAAGACAACGAATACCAAAGACCTCCCAGGAAACCAAGACCATGAAGAATGAGAAAACCAAGTTGAGGGCAAGCATTAGGAGGCGTCTGCAGAGaatcaaagaggaggaggacagcAGCCAGGAAGACGAGGATGAGGTGAAGTACGTGGACACTGGGGGCGAAGACGAGGAACAGGAAGAGAGTTCAGTGGACAGCAAGTGTGAGGAAGATGAGCCGGATGATGGAGAGGAGGACAAAGATTACTACCCGGTCCCACCCATGCACGAGTGGATTCCGCAGGAGGAAAGTCCAGAGTCCAGTTTCCGCCGTGCTAGGCTGGTGACGCTGGAGCCGGCATCCGCCGACCCCCTGTCGGGTCCGACGGCCGTCCGCTCCACGGTGGTGGCCGAGTTCGGCCGCTCGGTGGTGGTGGGCCCGCCGCCCCGGCGGCTGAGCTGGGAGGAGCGCCACGCGGGCGGCGCCATGCTGATGATGTCCCAGGAGCAGCTGCACTCGCACCTGTGTCACCAGGCCAACAAGTACAACAAGCTCCGCCCCCGCCGCCACCCCCCCAAGAAGGGCCATGTGACAGTCACAGAGATGGACTACATGCTGCAAGCCGCCGTGTTACCTTGGGTGGGGAATGTGCTCGTGCCCAGCCCAGCCACCCCCACGCTGGCCGACGCCCTCGGGGACAAGACGACGCTGAGCTCCACCCCTGTCTTCAGGCTCCTCCTCCGCGCCATGACGGTGGATGTCTCTGGCTGCAAGGACGTCATCGTCAGGCGGGGCTGCGACAAGCTGACCCCATCCCCGTGGAGACCCCTCCTACCGCGCCCGCCACCGCCAAAGCCCGAATTGACACCCGCCTTAGCACCCCCATGTCTCAAGAACCCCAAGAcggtggcggccatgttgtaCACCAACCGGGCGCGCCCCCCGGATGCGGGGCCGGCGGCGGTGATGCAACAAGCTCCCCCcgctggcttcctcccacacgcCCCTCCTTCAATCTGCCTCGTGACCACGCCCCCTTTGTTGCCCAAGGCACCTCTAGCTCTGCGCCCTTTTCAAGTCCAATCACAGGTCAgctttttctctctccagtATTGATTGGTTGACCTAATttgattgacatgatgattgacATGCTTCCGTCCCCGCAGACGTGGTGCCGCCTCCCGTTTATCCTCCCCTGCGCGCCTCCCAGGCCCCCTCCGCCCTCCATCTGGCTGCTAACCACGCCCCCTCTTTCTGGAGGCCTCTCTGGCCCCGCCCACCCGTCCTTGCCCACGTCCCCTCTTTCTGTGCACCTCGTGTCCCCGCCCCTCCTCGCTGGCCCTGTACGCCCATCCTTGACCGCAACCCCTCTAGCTCCGCCCCCTCTTGACTACTCTTCTGCGGCACCCACCTCGGCCCCGTCCGGCTCCGTCACTCTTGACCACGACTACAGCAGTCCTGCCCCCAAGCCGCCGCCCACGAGGAGGAAGCGGGGGTGCGAGGAAGATTCTGGGGGCAGAACTCACACCAATGTAGGGAAGCGAATCAGGAAGTCGAGTCAGAAGGCCCAGGTAAATTGTTTCTCTTATGCCCTGCCCACTTTCTCACTTTTCATCGGTTCACATGTCAGGACTcacgcacacatgcatgtgcacatatacaaacacagacacgcacacacaaacgcactcatatgcattcacacacacacacacacatcatcatcCTTGGCATCTTTCCGTCTCGTAAGACAATGGAGTTTAGCGTCTGCGCTTGCATTGCGGTGCCTCCTGTGACTGTGCTATCATCCAATGCTTGAGTGGCAGATTCTGTTGCAtcaaacgttttggctcaggggccacatggactttttaaaatttgacagacGGGCCAAGCCAGAACCAGATGcttgcatataaaaaaaaatacataaaaaaaaggcattgtagtttTTGCCAgcgcatcaaagtctggtgttagttttggtgtggcaattctcagaacacatcagaatcagaatcagaatcatcttcatcatctgaggtgttcatcactcagccgggatctgtaggatgttttctTGGTGTTCGTCACGCTAAAAGCCCGTTCACACATATGTAGAACCAAACACCGCCGGCATCCTCTGTGTCGACTTCCGGAATttgggaaatttgtctgcgcttaatgaagcataaaactcatccagtttgggAGTTCCACTTCaattttaagacagtatcacattggagatcaatcagttccatctgcagctcccgtggcgcggtttcagggtcttgtgtgactgaatcttggatagcagtttgtcagataaaggggTTTTGCTGAGCCTACAAGCtcgattttaaccgctgaggcGTAGCCATctgttcctgcgttgattggctgttcgCATAATCAGCaggcttggtagaaaagtgactgctgatgttatattcctccaAAACCACAATGGTTTCTTaccaaattagacatacagcctctgaccgtagtccattctatattaaacactcggaactcactgtcgacttttcttttctgtggCCCACTCGTGGTTGAAGAACGGATCAGAGCAGTAGCACAGTAAAAACAGGACAGCCAAAGTcgagtcaatgtatcactgtacctaccgcgctacctggtggaaccactgggcattattctgtaccaatctttggcgggccggattgaaatgatcaacgggcgGGATgcggcccgcgggccgtagtttgcccaccGCAGCATTAGCTGGTGCGCTTGCAGTCTACTTTGTCTGCGAAGTCTCCGTTTTTCCCATTCGGCTTCTGCCTTTGCCACAGCTTGCGCGATGCCCGCCTTCACTGTGGATCGCGAGATGGCACGGTCGGTCATAGCGGTCATTTCTTTCAGCGTTTCGTTTTTCAGCCTCGGATTTCTCATTCGGTGTATCACTAATTAAAatgttagttacatttgaaaaagtctgcaattttgttttcttataaCTTCCTCcgttgggcagccgtggcccaatggttaagctcCTCGCccgccaccgtgggggacctaggttcaagaccccgaccggaccatcctccaacatcccccggGCTCACggttgtggtgtccttgagcgagacaccgataccccgaaatgctgccccggtgtgttccactaacgtgtatgtgttcactgtgagggggtaaaatgcagagaacacatttcatgtgcatgcatgcatgttcatgacaataaaggtgattcttctccTTCTTAAGCCggcgcttgtgattggctctctggtCATATTTGCCACTCTGCCGGAGTCTCAAATGCAACATTTTTCCAAATAGGACCTTAAAGAGTCACCTTGCGATTCTCCTTTTTTACAAAAGCAAATGTCAATTTGTCAAGGTGGGGCATCGAGCTCATCCATGATAGGCAGGGCGGTGATGTTTTCAATGGCCTTATGGGTGACTGTGTTCTCCCGAGAGTAAATGTTTGCTGATGCTCTGCCCATCTCTCCATCTGTTTGTTTTGAACCGTGGCGATGTCTTCCGAGACTGATTTGAGACGGGCAGTCTTGATGACACTCGAGCACAATGCTTTTTTGAAGACCTCATACTTCGGACATATATATTCCCGCCGTGGGAGGAGGCCCGGATGCCGTGACACATTTTCAGCCAGTCGTCGTCGGTACACTTGCGGGCGATGGGTCGGTCTTTGTTTCGGGCTAGGCGGTAAGCTGCGAGCGTCCTCTCGGCGGGTTGTCTCTCGTATTCGAGAAGTGCAGCCCGCTTGACGGCGATAGCAGTTTTCATCTCCACGATCCCTGACTCTAGCCAGTCctagtttttcttctttctctaaCCGAAGGTGCCCAGGTCAGTCTGACTCACGGGTGTGAGTCCGTCGCATTGTAGAGTCGTCAGTTGCCAGTTCTCGAGAGCCTCGTCAGCAGCTCTGGTGAAGCGTACCCGTAGTTCAGGTATTAGCGCTCCAGCGGTGTTTATGCCTTCCGCTTGGAGCGATAAATGCGCTTGGGTTGAAGGCGCATCTTGCTGCAGACTAAGGAACGGTCATTGTCGCAGTCAGCAGTGCGATAACTACGGGTGACCAGCACATAGGGGACTAGGGGTCTTCTAGTGGTGATGAAGTCCAACTGGTGCCAGTGTCGTGATCTTGGGTGCCTGCAGGACACTCTATGCT contains:
- the snapc4 gene encoding snRNA-activating protein complex subunit 4 isoform X1 produces the protein MSLCEQRDRIRQQVELLQRRLCASNSELQQLSSDSDGESGEDTDLEAPPSVAGLLAQRQKIETEIQNLENILGPHSPVSVSDGDDDDDGNSSGESELGLSTTVDSCLQMNLVYQQILQEKLKRLEILLAHNQRQQKEAVSQLSGPIREASKEEPASSSAYPKHGALFLGHFLKPYFKSKVTGLGPPANQDAKEKMMKMKGCLDNSKMKVKRWESWQKTLLINSVSKDGLRRLLQPKLSRLDYLTQKLSSSDKSEDEKQQLKAHIEILEKDIESIKLKKEEELVGDQNEYHDWHKIANIDFEGLRQADDLRLFWQNFLHPSINKNRWSAEEVQKLKEVSARNQETNWDLIAKELRTGRTAFMCLQTFQRFISSSLKRGAWTPAEDQKLTQMVEKMRIGNFIPYTQICYFMEGRDTPQLIYRWSSVLDPQLKKGTWSTEEDQLLLRAVARHGEKRWWKIRLEVPGRTDGACRDRYLDCLKEGTRRGAFDLYEQQLLLQLLDKHGAGRWAKIAAEIPHRNDAQCLREWKKMMRRAKEPLKIRQRIPKTSQETKTMKNEKTKLRASIRRRLQRIKEEEDSSQEDEDEVKYVDTGGEDEEQEESSVDSKCEEDEPDDGEEDKDYYPVPPMHEWIPQEESPESSFRRARLVTLEPASADPLSGPTAVRSTVVAEFGRSVVVGPPPRRLSWEERHAGGAMLMMSQEQLHSHLCHQANKYNKLRPRRHPPKKGHVTVTEMDYMLQAAVLPWVGNVLVPSPATPTLADALGDKTTLSSTPVFRLLLRAMTVDVSGCKDVIVRRGCDKLTPSPWRPLLPRPPPPKPELTPALAPPCLKNPKTVAAMLYTNRARPPDAGPAAVMQQAPPAGFLPHAPPSICLVTTPPLLPKAPLALRPFQVQSQTWCRLPFILPCAPPRPPPPSIWLLTTPPLSGGLSGPAHPSLPTSPLSVHLVSPPLLAGPVRPSLTATPLAPPPLDYSSAAPTSAPSGSVTLDHDYSSPAPKPPPTRRKRGCEEDSGGRTHTNVGKRIRKSSQKAQWARSTASSSASGAPWARAPPPAGGSSPAPPRRAGLNVDPSLVFSGSPVTVADWLIGLGGVAVPELGVSLPYLPPCSSSLNALAAVLADKTKNASAARQLVQRTTQATPSRLPEDTADETMCLLRSLVRERLGSNPAYRLLKARFLSVFALPALLATLRPVATSTSSRTPEVEKKVKNAKQRTQKHNGWRKFSCDGSGAPANHFSGISATGPAQPRPSEAVSNQ
- the snapc4 gene encoding snRNA-activating protein complex subunit 4 isoform X4, whose translation is MSLCEQRDRIRQQVELLQRRLCASNSELQQLSSDSDGESGEDTDLEAPPSVAGLLAQRQKIETEIQNLENILGPHSPVSVSDGDDDDDGNSSGESELGLSTTVDSCLQMNLVYQQILQEKLKRLEILLAHNQRQQKEAVSQLSGPIREASKEEPASSSAYPKHGALFLGHFLKPYFKSKVTGLGPPANQDAKEKMMKMKGCLDNSKMKVKRWESWQKTLLINSVSKDGLRRLLQPKLSRLDYLTQKLSSSDKSEDEKQQLKAHIEILEKDIESIKLKKEEELVGDQNEYHDWHKIANIDFEGLRQADDLRLFWQNFLHPSINKNRWSAEEVQKLKEVSARNQETNWDLIAKELRTGRTAFMCLQTFQRFISSSLKRGAWTPAEDQKLTQMVEKMRIGNFIPYTQICYFMEGRDTPQLIYRWSSVLDPQLKKGTWSTEEDQLLLRAVARHGEKRWWKIRLEVPGRTDGACRDRYLDCLKEGTRRGAFDLYEQQLLLQLLDKHGAGRWAKIAAEIPHRNDAQCLREWKKMMRRAKEPLKIRQRIPKTSQETKTMKNEKTKLRASIRRRLQRIKEEEDSSQEDEDEVKYVDTGGEDEEQEESSVDSKCEEDEPDDGEEDKDYYPVPPMHEWIPQEESPESSFRRARLVTLEPASADPLSGPTAVRSTVVAEFGRSVVVGPPPRRLSWEERHAGGAMLMMSQEQLHSHLCHQANKYNKLRPRRHPPKKGHVTVTEMDYMLQAAVLPWVGNVLVPSPATPTLADALGDKTTLSSTPVFRLLLRAMTVDVSGCKDVIVRRGCDKLTPSPWRPLLPRPPPPKPELTPALAPPCLKNPKTVAAMLYTNRARPPDAGPAAVMQQAPPAGFLPHAPPSICLVTTPPLLPKAPLALRPFQVQSQTWCRLPFILPCAPPRPPPPSIWLLTTPPLSGGLSGPAHPSLPTSPLSVHLVSPPLLAGPVRPSLTATPLAPPPLDYSSAAPTSAPSGSVTLDHDYSSPAPKPPPTRRKRGCEEDSGGRTHTNVGKRIRKSSQKAQPWPNG
- the snapc4 gene encoding snRNA-activating protein complex subunit 4 isoform X3, with translation MSLCEQRDRIRQQVELLQRRLCASNSELQQLSSDSDGESGEDTDLEAPPSVAGLLAQRQKIETEIQNLENILGPHSPVSVSDGDDDDDGNSSGESELGLSTTVDSCLQMNLVYQQILQEKLKRLEILLAHNQRQQKEAVSQLSGPIREASKEEPASSSAYPKHGALFLGHFLKPYFKSKVTGLGPPANQDAKEKMMKMKGCLDNSKMKVKRWESWQKTLLINSVSKDGLRRLLQPKLSRLDYLTQKLSSSDKSEDEKQQLKAHIEILEKDIESIKLKKEEELVGDQNEYHDWHKIANIDFEGLRQADDLRLFWQNFLHPSINKNRWSAEEVQKLKEVSARNQETNWDLIAKELRTGRTAFMCLQTFQRFISSSLKRGAWTPAEDQKLTQMVEKMRIGNFIPYTQICYFMEGRDTPQLIYRWSSVLDPQLKKGTWSTEEDQLLLRAVARHGEKRWWKIRLEVPGRTDGACRDRYLDCLKEGTRRGAFDLYEQQLLLQLLDKHGAGRWAKIAAEIPHRNDAQCLREWKKMMRRAKEPLKIRQRIPKTSQETKTMKNEKTKLRASIRRRLQRIKEEEDSSQEDEDEVKYVDTGGEDEEQEESSVDSKCEEDEPDDGEEDKDYYPVPPMHEWIPQEESPESSFRRARLVTLEPASADPLSGPTAVRSTVVAEFGRSVVVGPPPRRLSWEERHAGGAMLMMSQEQLHSHLCHQANKYNKLRPRRHPPKKGHVTVTEMDYMLQAAVLPWVGNVLVPSPATPTLADALGDKTTLSSTPVFRLLLRAMTVDVSGCKDVIVRRGCDKLTPSPWRPLLPRPPPPKPELTPALAPPCLKNPKTVAAMLYTNRARPPDAGPAAVMQQAPPAGFLPHAPPSICLVTTPPLLPKAPLALRPFQVQSQTWCRLPFILPCAPPRPPPPSIWLLTTPPLSGGLSGPAHPSLPTSPLSVHLVSPPLLAGPVRPSLTATPLAPPPLDYSSAAPTSAPSGSVTLDHDYSSPAPKPPPTRRKRGCEEDSGGRTHTNVGKRIRKSSQKAQAAPPPPPRGGRA
- the snapc4 gene encoding snRNA-activating protein complex subunit 4 isoform X2; amino-acid sequence: MSLCEQRDRIRQQVELLQRRLCASNSELQQLSSDSDGESGEDTDLEAPPSVAGLLAQRQKIETEIQNLENILGPHSPVSVSDGDDDDDGNSSGESELGLSTTVDSCLQMNLVYQQILQEKLKRLEILLAHNQRQQKEAVSQLSGPIREASKEEPASSSAYPKHGALFLGHFLKPYFKSKVTGLGPPANQDAKEKMMKMKGCLDNSKMKVKRWESWQKTLLINSVSKDGLRRLLQPKLSRLDYLTQKLSSSDKSEDEKQQLKAHIEILEKDIESIKLKKEEELVGDQNEYHDWHKIANIDFEGLRQADDLRLFWQNFLHPSINKNRWSAEEVQKLKEVSARNQETNWDLIAKELRTGRTAFMCLQTFQRFISSSLKRGAWTPAEDQKLTQMVEKMRIGNFIPYTQICYFMEGRDTPQLIYRWSSVLDPQLKKGTWSTEEDQLLLRAVARHGEKRWWKIRLEVPGRTDGACRDRYLDCLKEGTRRGAFDLYEQQLLLQLLDKHGAGRWAKIAAEIPHRNDAQCLREWKKMMRRAKEPLKIRQRIPKTSQETKTMKNEKTKLRASIRRRLQRIKEEEDSSQEDEDEVKYVDTGGEDEEQEESSVDSKCEEDEPDDGEEDKDYYPVPPMHEWIPQEESPESSFRRARLVTLEPASADPLSGPTAVRSTVVAEFGRSVVVGPPPRRLSWEERHAGGAMLMMSQEQLHSHLCHQANKYNKLRPRRHPPKKGHVTVTEMDYMLQAAVLPWVGNVLVPSPATPTLADALGDKTTLSSTPVFRLLLRAMTVDVSGCKDVIVRRGCDKLTPSPWRPLLPRPPPPKPELTPALAPPCLKNPKTVAAMLYTNRARPPDAGPAAVMQQAPPAGFLPHAPPSICLVTTPPLLPKAPLALRPFQVQSQTWCRLPFILPCAPPRPPPPSIWLLTTPPLSGGLSGPAHPSLPTSPLSVHLVSPPLLAGPVRPSLTATPLAPPPLDYSSAAPTSAPSGSVTLDHDYSSPAPKPPPTRRKRGCEEDSGGRTHTNVGKRIRKSSQKAQALTRERRRQGCRTSQPKKGGAAQVTSAHVLSSLAASSGRVQLLQALPPVPHGLGPPPPQAAPPPPPRGGRA